One stretch of Rosistilla oblonga DNA includes these proteins:
- a CDS encoding family 10 glycosylhydrolase: protein MNQLFQITRLLIIALLIGRSAALADPPVRVAQHKVSAAPFQQVRQQRQAAADAVRSVGFQRVWIQWESDQPQRVTGKFALRGSEILNFTRLGTAGDEVASVQQAGDEIDIFAAAAHTRGGFVFESDLTAETTLLFGLQGDQAAEDAAETQRIALASLGEQPLIIELPGALRVSAHVEPVPTKLIYPRNHLIFQPGEMFQFEALLDEVPTRANAQMRFTAKLTPARGGESLSEVVQEITTDALGQFQDLREFAIPLPETEGAYEIDLQIASVGGSRGGSILHSRRRVQLLVLEEGSPLTEVVDATTWELLQEVDLEQLAAVDNSTRKSDADRGGRHATTRAVRIEGADAGKPHILELVCQGSEPAEYQVSVLQVDAGDANTMVESVFRIDERSGKVTNHQLVFWPGAGEVGIEVTRRSDSSQASATQMKVYAGPETLPAVNSRGVSGQRVVAAFLDSPEMGLRFGATQVQTPAAADLKDWQYYLDSTARQAQLLNNAGYSAAMITVAGGGGSIYPSNWIEPSVLFDNGEQFPDGGGSPRKDVLELLFQMYDRHQMVLIPTVRFDFPLAGLEAQILAGDHSLRLRNDQHETWWEASPTSPPQGPYYNPAHPDVQAAIRQIVQELVDGYSRHPSFGGVAVVIDEQTYLQFPGERWGCDPAAHDRAVALQKPEQRDAKADSLSDEELRSWRDVQLGLLLAGLGESLAANKSNHRLFVIDRTGQPTAAHRELRQAFTDSQTKLPGVVWIGDSEAGAGSTRQAGGDVVDEEEQLLQPVRLAKQVGLLLSPEQPVQIVGAAGRSDWIRQFAASDADWVVHPLPDLSLGQIEARRNLFTAIGALPSGRFEPADSSKTDDPTVMVRTAASTVARYGYVVNNSAWSTDVLIEFDDLDGAEVQTASDATTAALDVNTWQVRVAPFDIVSFRVPKADVQIRDWSMQRDRVASKQMRQWLATLKRHLDAAKNLQLEEASLLPNADLSESDSNGQVVGWELARGAGMRLRLENDDSQSDKSLLILTEPPLGWPTPPIGWARSKPFAAPESGRMLCIARVRAEDDFATTRLKMVVSGQIGEQTYQESIWIDSSVPKSVRDEHDIPTDTPYRQAGFQILEIPTERESSLQVRFEVHGGGRVWVDHVTIYDRFLTSEEIADLESRHDVALAGVESSEFGPYLQLKRSQESDRLLNQTPVVLAKTELPAGEASSGATASISDAGRSPATMPPGEVADASSQVPQLDRVPPGGSSRRTNAIAATRKTKASSQSQARRASALAILDDLELGMIGSEPTAAPTRPQLFKPAKAVAPSKQSESRDQASDGKPEAKPSLGRRIVNWFRGDSDRDKPQPSPQKDRETDGETTERVSGFQIWNSRKR from the coding sequence ATGAACCAATTGTTTCAAATCACACGACTGCTGATCATCGCGCTGTTGATCGGTCGATCGGCAGCGCTTGCCGATCCGCCGGTGCGCGTTGCCCAGCACAAGGTTTCGGCGGCGCCGTTCCAACAGGTTCGCCAACAGCGTCAGGCGGCGGCCGACGCCGTCCGTTCGGTCGGATTTCAGCGGGTTTGGATTCAGTGGGAGAGCGATCAGCCGCAGCGCGTTACCGGTAAGTTCGCGCTGCGCGGAAGTGAGATCTTGAATTTCACGCGTCTGGGTACCGCCGGTGACGAGGTCGCGTCGGTCCAGCAGGCCGGCGACGAGATCGATATCTTTGCCGCTGCGGCGCATACCCGCGGCGGGTTCGTGTTCGAATCCGATCTGACCGCCGAGACGACGCTGTTGTTTGGATTGCAAGGCGACCAGGCGGCTGAAGATGCTGCCGAGACGCAGCGGATCGCGCTGGCGTCGCTCGGCGAGCAGCCGTTGATCATCGAACTGCCCGGTGCGCTGCGCGTTAGCGCCCATGTCGAACCGGTCCCAACGAAGCTGATCTATCCACGCAACCACCTGATCTTCCAGCCGGGAGAGATGTTCCAGTTCGAGGCGTTGTTGGACGAAGTGCCGACTCGCGCCAATGCGCAGATGCGTTTCACCGCGAAGCTCACGCCTGCCCGCGGTGGCGAATCGCTGTCGGAGGTCGTTCAGGAAATCACGACCGACGCGTTGGGACAGTTCCAGGATTTGCGAGAATTTGCGATCCCACTGCCCGAGACCGAAGGGGCTTACGAGATCGATCTGCAGATCGCGTCGGTCGGTGGATCGCGCGGCGGATCGATCTTGCACAGTCGCCGCCGAGTGCAGTTGCTGGTCCTCGAAGAAGGCAGCCCGCTGACCGAAGTCGTCGACGCGACGACGTGGGAGCTGTTGCAAGAGGTTGATCTGGAACAACTGGCTGCCGTCGACAACTCGACGCGCAAATCCGACGCCGACCGTGGCGGGCGTCACGCGACGACTCGCGCCGTACGGATCGAAGGTGCTGACGCCGGGAAGCCTCACATTCTCGAACTCGTCTGTCAGGGGAGCGAGCCGGCGGAATATCAGGTGTCGGTTTTGCAAGTTGATGCGGGCGACGCCAATACGATGGTCGAATCCGTTTTTCGGATCGATGAACGGTCGGGGAAAGTCACAAACCACCAGTTGGTCTTCTGGCCGGGAGCTGGCGAAGTCGGCATCGAGGTGACGCGGCGAAGCGATTCGTCGCAGGCGTCGGCAACGCAAATGAAAGTCTACGCGGGGCCCGAGACGCTGCCGGCGGTCAATTCGCGAGGCGTCAGCGGACAGCGCGTCGTAGCGGCGTTCCTCGATTCGCCCGAGATGGGGCTGCGATTCGGCGCGACGCAGGTGCAAACGCCCGCGGCTGCCGATCTGAAAGACTGGCAATATTATCTGGATTCGACCGCTCGTCAGGCTCAACTGCTGAACAACGCCGGCTATTCCGCGGCGATGATCACGGTGGCCGGTGGCGGCGGATCGATCTATCCGAGCAATTGGATCGAGCCGTCGGTGCTGTTCGACAATGGCGAGCAATTCCCCGATGGCGGAGGTTCGCCGCGGAAGGACGTGCTGGAATTGTTGTTCCAGATGTACGATCGCCACCAGATGGTCTTGATCCCAACGGTCCGGTTCGATTTCCCGTTGGCTGGGCTGGAGGCGCAGATCCTCGCCGGCGATCACAGCCTGCGACTCCGCAACGACCAGCACGAAACATGGTGGGAGGCGAGTCCGACGTCGCCGCCACAGGGACCTTATTACAACCCTGCCCATCCCGATGTCCAAGCGGCGATTCGGCAGATCGTGCAGGAATTGGTCGACGGGTACTCGCGGCATCCGTCGTTTGGCGGCGTCGCCGTTGTGATCGACGAACAGACCTACCTTCAGTTTCCCGGCGAGCGATGGGGCTGCGATCCGGCGGCTCACGACCGGGCTGTCGCATTGCAGAAGCCGGAGCAACGCGATGCAAAAGCCGACTCGCTTTCGGACGAAGAGCTGCGCAGTTGGCGCGACGTGCAATTGGGATTGCTGTTGGCTGGCTTGGGAGAATCGTTGGCTGCGAACAAATCGAACCACAGGCTGTTTGTGATCGATCGGACCGGCCAGCCGACCGCGGCTCATCGCGAACTGCGACAGGCGTTTACCGATTCGCAAACCAAGCTGCCGGGAGTCGTTTGGATCGGCGATTCGGAAGCGGGTGCTGGTTCAACACGGCAAGCTGGCGGCGACGTGGTCGATGAAGAGGAACAGCTGTTGCAGCCTGTGCGGTTAGCCAAACAGGTCGGCTTGTTGCTGTCGCCCGAGCAACCGGTGCAGATTGTCGGCGCCGCGGGCCGATCGGATTGGATTCGGCAGTTCGCGGCAAGCGATGCCGATTGGGTCGTTCATCCGCTGCCCGATCTCAGCCTGGGGCAGATCGAAGCCCGCCGGAACCTGTTCACAGCGATCGGAGCTCTGCCCAGCGGCCGCTTCGAGCCCGCCGACAGTTCCAAGACCGACGATCCGACGGTGATGGTGCGGACCGCTGCATCGACTGTCGCTCGCTACGGCTACGTCGTCAACAACTCCGCCTGGTCGACCGACGTGTTGATCGAGTTCGATGATCTCGATGGCGCCGAGGTGCAGACGGCGTCGGACGCCACGACCGCGGCGCTGGATGTAAACACCTGGCAGGTTCGCGTCGCTCCTTTCGACATCGTATCGTTCCGCGTGCCGAAGGCGGATGTTCAGATTCGCGATTGGAGCATGCAGCGCGATCGCGTCGCTTCGAAGCAGATGCGTCAGTGGCTCGCGACGCTGAAGCGACATCTCGATGCTGCCAAGAACCTTCAGCTGGAAGAAGCGTCGTTGCTGCCCAACGCCGATCTGTCCGAAAGCGACTCCAACGGACAGGTTGTCGGTTGGGAATTGGCTCGCGGTGCGGGGATGCGATTGCGGTTGGAGAACGACGATTCGCAGTCGGACAAATCGCTGCTGATTCTGACCGAACCGCCGTTGGGCTGGCCTACGCCGCCGATCGGATGGGCGCGATCGAAGCCTTTTGCTGCTCCCGAATCGGGACGGATGTTGTGCATCGCCCGCGTCCGAGCGGAAGACGATTTTGCCACGACGCGGTTGAAGATGGTGGTCTCGGGACAGATTGGTGAGCAGACGTATCAAGAATCGATTTGGATCGATAGCTCGGTCCCCAAAAGCGTTCGCGACGAACACGATATCCCGACCGATACGCCCTACCGCCAGGCGGGATTCCAGATCTTGGAGATCCCAACCGAGCGCGAGAGCAGTCTGCAGGTCCGCTTCGAAGTTCATGGTGGCGGGCGAGTTTGGGTCGACCATGTCACCATCTACGATCGCTTTTTGACGAGCGAGGAGATCGCCGATTTGGAGAGTCGACACGACGTGGCGCTGGCGGGAGTCGAGTCGAGCGAGTTTGGTCCGTATCTTCAGTTGAAGCGGTCGCAAGAATCCGACAGGCTGCTAAATCAGACGCCGGTGGTGCTCGCCAAAACGGAGCTGCCCGCAGGGGAAGCGTCCAGCGGTGCGACCGCGTCGATCAGCGACGCCGGTCGGTCGCCGGCAACGATGCCGCCGGGAGAAGTCGCCGATGCGTCCTCGCAGGTCCCACAACTCGATCGCGTTCCGCCGGGCGGTTCCTCGCGTCGGACCAATGCGATCGCGGCAACTCGCAAAACCAAAGCGTCTTCGCAAAGTCAGGCCCGCCGTGCATCGGCGCTCGCGATCTTGGACGACCTCGAACTAGGGATGATCGGATCGGAGCCGACCGCGGCACCGACGCGGCCGCAGCTCTTTAAGCCAGCGAAGGCGGTCGCGCCGTCGAAGCAGAGCGAGAGCCGCGATCAGGCGAGCGATGGCAAGCCGGAAGCCAAGCCGAGCTTGGGACGGCGAATCGTCAACTGGTTCCGCGGCGATAGCGACCGCGACAAGCCGCAGCCGAGTCCGCAGAAGGATCGCGAAACGGACGGCGAAACGACCGAGAGAGTCTCCGGGTTCCAGATCTGGAACAGCCGGAAGCGTTAG